A region from the Acyrthosiphon pisum isolate AL4f chromosome A1, pea_aphid_22Mar2018_4r6ur, whole genome shotgun sequence genome encodes:
- the LOC100161964 gene encoding uncharacterized protein LOC100161964: MTLEHGHEHGHHRQNYVFTWISFVLAVVSTPVLCMCYLTTSIGRFILLRFLKKTYPDLEFIKSVSIRSAMDTPDNTGYVVVLLKVIGDFDINLMKHTIQTDIVEKYDRVSGRLCYPHLRCSLTKKWMRYAWIKTSTFSIDNHVIGLPETKSVPDEDHIMQHVNDILASLIPPELPQWQITMIPVGEDSFYLLVRIHHLYSSEDGIGLSDLLLLKPDDGGLKHGETASVSSSSGQHADADSIQNILSTVYQAPTALPRLSEHLSEICANTWNELVSTYDPLENPKVFRRRPNIFIFGTMLVIVTASAARDKTTRRNFAHKLKREMSRRDIRFRYMCESVVNTFHPVLWVSFTWWLLVKCILRLPITMLLMVKNTSTYVYWTYVLLYSVSELIYLARLIYYAPSTVIRELVLPFLGGPDRGTMRAPEGSKCVCWSRPIDLDLVNTIHDNTGAATCEIQLSMLAAALQEYFAVAGLRFPKNVMTTTRFVSKANLFQLNNRHVVTNGLLALPLPMDTDRDPMYSLHQMQECLQEAIGNQTALYIASMWQIDHSLATSFLPSPMVSYGLHFLSKKFPLTVTYVEEHKLDRKRRMLLWGQEVDAILYWRPPQSNVCMSLSIINYGGHLRLAVMADANMTPSCKEIVSRYEGNIPEFITAAENYAKIVNTSD; encoded by the exons ATGA CTCTCGAGCACGGCCACGAACATGGCCATCATCGTCAGAATTATGTATTTACATGGATATCCTTTGTGCTGGCCGTTGTTTCCACGCCTGTGTTGTGCATGTGTTACttaa CTACATCCATCGGCAGATTTATACTGTTACGATTTCTAAAAAAGACGTATCCAGACTTAGAGTTCATAAAGTCAGTGTCCATTCGGTCTGCAATGGATACACCTGACAATACAGGATACGTTGTGGTATTGCTTAAAGTTATCGGAGATTTTGACATTAATCTAATGAAACACACGATTCAG ACAGATATAGTGGAAAAATACGACCGGGTAAGCGGCCGTCTATGTTATCCACACCTCCGGTGTTCGCTAACGAAGAAATGGATGCGGTACGCGTGGATTAAGACATCCACGTTTTCCATAGACAACCACGTGATCGGATTGCCGGAGACCAAATCGGTGCCCGATGAGGACCACATCATG caacaCGTGAACGACATACTTGCATCACTCATACCACCTGAATTGCCGCAGTGGCAGATCACCATGATCCCGGTGGGCGAGGACTCGTTCTATCTGCTGGTCCGGATACACCACCTGTATTCGTCCGAGGACGGCATCGGGCTGAGCGACCTGTTGCTACTGAAACCGGACGACGGTGGTCTGAAACACGGTGAAACTGCGTCGGTGTCGTCATCGTCAGGACAGCACGCGGACGCCGACAGCATCCAGAACATCCTGTCAACCGTGTACCAGGCACCGACCGCGTTGCCCAGACTCAGCGAACACCTGTCGGAGATCTGCGCCAACACGTGGAACGAACTGGTATCCACGTACGATCCGCTGGAAAACCCAAAGGTGTTCAGGCGCCGGCCGAACATCTTCATTTTTGGCACCATGCTGGTGATCGTGACCGCGTCCGCGGCTCGGGATAAAACTACCAGGCGGAACTTTGCCCACAAGTTGAAACGGGAGATGAGCCGCCGCGACATCCGGTTCCGGTATATGTGCGAGAGTGTGGTCAATACGTTCCACCCTGTCCTGTGGGTGTCATTCACCTGGTGGCTGCTCGTCAAGTGCATACTCCGATTGCCAATTACCATGCTGCTGATGGTCAAGAACACGTCCACGTACGTGTACTGGACTTACGTGCTGCTGTACTCAGTGTCCGAGCTGATATATCTGGCCCGGCTCATATACTACGCGCCAAGCACCGTCATCCGGGAACTGGTGTTGCCATTCTTAGGCGGCCCAGACCGCGGGACCATGCGAGCGCCGGAGGGCAGCAAGTGCGTGTGCTGGTCGCGGCCCATCGACCTGGACCTAGTCAACACTATACACGACAACACGGGAGCAGCCACGTGCGAGATCCAACTGTCCATGCTGGCCGCCGCCCTGCAGGAGTACTTCGCCGTGGCCGGCCTCCGGTTCCCCAAAAACGTGATGACCACCACGCGGTTCGTGTCCAAGGCCAACCTGTTTCAGCTCAACAACCGGCACGTGGTCACCAACGGGCTACTGGCCCTTCCACTACCAATGGACACTGACCGTGACCCCATGTACAGCCTGCACCAGATGCAAGAGTGCCTGCAGGAGGCCATCGGCAACCAGACTGCCTTGTACATAGCGTCCATGTGGCAGATCGACCACAGCCTGGCCACGTCGTTCTTGCCATCGCCGATGGTCAGCTATGGGCTGCACTTCCTGTCCAAGAAGTTCCCGCTGACCGTAACTTACGTCGAGGAACACAAATTGGACCGTAAGCGCCGAATGCTGTTGTGGGGCCAAGAGGTGGACGCTATCTTATACTGGAGACCACCGCAGTCCAACGTct GCATGTCGTTATCGATAATCAACTACGGCGGACATTTGAGACTGGCAGTGATGGCCGACGCGAATATGACTCCTTCATGTAAAGAGATTGTGTCCAGGTACGAAGGAAATATCCCAGAGTTTATTACCGCCGCTGAGAATTATGCGAAAATTGTCAATACTTCAGATTAG